Proteins co-encoded in one Arachis hypogaea cultivar Tifrunner chromosome 13, arahy.Tifrunner.gnm2.J5K5, whole genome shotgun sequence genomic window:
- the LOC112737729 gene encoding uncharacterized protein — MEQSQSNSQPQDNAAQNSQTGSSRGKSDPAWQYFTVRYDKNNKAQYTCIFCLNTYNGGGIYRMKYHLAKIPGQIKVCNKVTEDVELQFKRLLEENKKNKAEKRKFTSECYDVESEREAEEEGEAPNPVQPPAPATMGDKGKRRAIAATPIGSYFKERTTPGSQPALKSVLASKQVKHKVKLGLARWIIDARIPFNAIQSPYFQPALDGVAAIGPGFKGPSYDEMRVHLLADLKKECQLLVEGYRSSWKRTGCTLMADGWTDQRQRTLINFLVYCPAGMSFVKSVDASDMIKTADTLFKLFAEVIEWVGSSNIVHVVIDNAANYVSAGKLIHEKYPNIFWSPCAAHCINLILKDIASLPHIADLASRASKVTVFVYNHMIFLSWLRKRKEWKEIVRPGVTRFATVFITLKSIYDHKQDLQALVIDKYFTSHKLSKSVNGKMVSSIILDSKFWEDCFTTVMLVGPLIKLLRLVDADEKPSLGIVYAGMQRAKINIKTMFRNRKSAYTPYTSILKMRWDKHLKRDLHAAAYFLNPDYFYSEGFVEKENILRSLLDLFDIETLCDDSVAAMQEIQLYRDRKGSFGRESALKAIKRLEPGEWWRLHGGSAPNLQKMAIRLLHQTSSSSGCERNWSLFEQIHSKRRNRLEHQRLSDIVYVTYNLRLQSRMHRKKKNYDPIDIQSIDTVDFWVMPDEEDPEFTNGDIEGIENLIYTDNAMPSYPTGY, encoded by the exons ATGGAACAATCACAAAGTAACTCACAGCCACAAGATAATGCTGCTCAAAATTCTCAAACTGGTTCATCTAGAGGTAAATCTGATCCAGCTTGGCAGTATTTCACAGTGAGGTATGACAAAAATAACAAGGCTCAATATACATGTATTTTCTGCTTGAATACTTATAATGGAGGGGGAATATATAGAATGAAATATCATCTTGCAAAAATCCCTGGACAAATTAAAGTTTGTAACAAAGTAACTGAAGATGTTGAGCttcaattcaaaaggcttttggaggaaaacaaaaaaaataaggcagaaaaaagaaaatttacatCTGAGTGTTATGATGTGGAAAGTGAAAGAGAAGCGGAAGAAGAGGGTGAAGCGCCTAATCCTGTACAACCTCCGGCTCCTGCAACAATGGGAGACAAAGGAAAGAGAAGAGCGATTGCTGctactccaattggaagttatttTAAGGAAAGGACTACGCCAGGCTCTCAACCAGCTTTGAAAAGTGTCTTGGCCAGTAAACAAGTTAAACACAAGGTTAAGTTGGGGCTTGCAAGATGGATCATTGATGCACGGATTCCATTCAATGCAATTCAATCGCCTTACTTTCAACCTGCCTTGGATGGCGTTGCTGCAATTGGACCTGGTTTCAAGGGACCGTCGTATGACGAAATGAGAGTTCATTTGCTGGCCGATCTTAAGAAGGAGTGTCAGTTACTTGTTGAAGGTTATAGGAGCTCGTGGAAAAGGACTGGTTGTACACTGATGGCAGATGGCTGGACTGATCAAAGGCAGCGTACGTTAATTAATTTTCTAGTTTATTGTCCTGCTGGTATGTCATTTGTTAAGTCTGTTGATGCTTCTGATATGATAAAAACTGCCGATACCTTGTTTAAATTGTTTGCTGAGGTTATTGAGTGGGTCGGGTCTAGTAACATTGTGCATGTGGTTATTGATAATGCTGCGAATTATGTATCTGCTGGAAAACTCATTCATGAAAAGTATCCAAACATTTTTTGGTCTCCTTGTGCTGCTCATTGCATCAATCTTATCTTAAAAGACATAGCAAGTCTTCCTCACATAGCTGACCTTGCCTCTCGTGCTTCAAAAGTGACTGTCTTTGTTTACAATCATATGATTTTCTTGTCATGgcttagaaaaagaaaagagtggAAAGAAATTGTTCGACCAGGTGTAACACGTTTTGCTACTGTTTTCATTACTTTGAAAAGTATATATGATCATAAACAAGACTTGCAAGCATTGGTGATTGACAAATATTTTACTTCTCATAAATTATCCAAGAGTGTCAATGGGAAGATGgttagttcaattatcttggatagTAAGTTTTGGGAGGATTGTTTTACTACTGTTATGCTTGTTGGTCCTCTAATTAAGTTATTGAGGCTTGTTGATGCTGATGAGAAACCTTCTCTGGGTATTGTGTATGCGGGCATGCAAAGAGCCAAAATTAATATCAAGACAATGTTTAGAAATAGGAAATCTGCATACACACCTTATACAAGTATCTTGAAAATGCGGTGGGATAAGCATTTGAAGCGTGACCTCCATGCAGCAGCATACTTTTTGAATCCAGATTACTTCTATAGTGAGGGGTTTGTTGAGAAGGAAAATATCTTGAGGTCTTTGCTTGATTTATTTGATATTGAAACTCTTTGCGATGACTCGGTTGCCGCAATGCAAGAGATACAGTTGTATCGAGATCGAAAAGGAAGTTTTGGAAGGGAAAGTGCATTGAAAGCAATTAAGAGACTTGAACCTG GTGAATGGTGGAGGCTACACGGTGGGAGTGCTCCTAACTTGCAAAAAATGGCAAttcgtcttcttcatcaaacatctTCATCATCCGGCTGCGAGAGGAACTGGAGCCTCTTTGAACAAATCCATTCAAAGAGGAGGAACCGATTAGAGCATCAAAGGCTAAGTGACATTGTTTATGTCACTTATAATCTACGCCTTCAATCTAGAATGCATCGCAAGAAGAAGAATTATGATCCAATTGACATTCAAAGCATTGACACAGTAGATTTTTGGGTAATGCCGGATGAAGAAGATCCTGAATTTACTAATGGAGACATTGAAGGCATTGAAAATTTAATCTATACGGATAATGCTATGCCTTCATATCCTACAGGTTATTGA
- the LOC112737730 gene encoding probable O-methyltransferase 3, translating to MESNGVDYASKLLESQSHVWHHIFSFINSMSLKCAIDLGIPDAIHNHGQPMPLSKLISSLQIHPNKTQYIHRLMRILTHSGFFSKQISSKGDPESSYSLTDASKLLLKDNPMSLFPFLSAMLDPILTKPWYDLPAWFKNDSPTSFYMRHGMALWEYAGVEPRLNKFFNDAMETDTPFISSILFDKCKGVFEGLESLVDVGGGTGTMTKAIAKAFPQMECVVFDLPHVVDGLQGSGNLKYVGGDMFDSIPPSDAIFLKFILHDWNDEKCIKILKKCKEAITRSKGRKGKVIVIDMVVDDEKSDGYNKSIETQLFFDMLMMVEVNGKERNEKEWANLIFSAGFSSYKINLSALGLRSLIEIFP from the exons ATGGAATCCAATGGTGTAGACTATGCTTCCAAATTGCTTGAATCTCAAAGCCATGTATGGCACCACATTTTCAGCTTCATAAATTCCATGTCCCTCAAATGTGCAATTGACTTGGGAATTCCAGATGCCATACACAACCATGGCCAACCCATGCCACTCTCAAAACTCATTTCTTCTCTACAAATCCATCCCAACAAAACACAATACATCCACCGCTTGATGCGGATTTTGACTCATTCTGGCTTTTTCTCTAAACAAATCTCTTCCAAAGGCGATCCAGAATCGAGTTATTCCCTAACCGATGCATCTAAGTTGTTGCTCAAAGACAATCCTATGAGTCTTTTTCCTTTCTTGTCTGCCATGCTTGATCCCATTTTAACAAAGCCGTGGTACGATTTACCGGCATGGTTCAAAAACGATAGTCCCACATCGTTTTACATGAGGCATGGGATGGCACTTTGGGAATATGCTGGTGTTGAGCCAAGACTCAACAAGTTCTTCAATGATGCCATGGAAACCGATACTCCATTTATTTCAAGTATTTTGTTTGACAAGTGTAAGGGTGTGTTTGAAGGGTTGGAGTCTTTGGTTGATGTTGGTGGAGGCACAGGAACTATGACTAAGGCTATTGCTAAGGCATTTCCACAAATGGAGTGTGTTGTGTTTGATCTTCCACATGTTGTTGATGGCTTGCAAGGAAGTGGGAATCTCAAATATGTTGGAGGTGATATGTTTGACTCAATTCCTCCTTCAGATGCCATTTTCTTGAAG TTTATATTGCATGACTGGAATGATGAGAAATGTATCAAAATACTGAAGAAATGCAAAGAAGCAATCACAAGAAGCAAAGGAAGAAAAGGGAAAGTTATTGTCATTGATATGGTAGTGGATGATGAAAAGAGTGATGGATATAATAAATCAATTGAAACCCAACTTTTCTTTGATATGTTGATGATGGTAGAAGTCAACGGAAAAGAGAGAAATGAAAAAGAATGGGCAAACTTAATTTTCTCAGCTGGTTTTAGTAGCTACAAGATAAACTTATCAGCTTTGGGATTAAGATCTCTCATTGAAATCTTTCCATAA